A single region of the Ziziphus jujuba cultivar Dongzao chromosome 10, ASM3175591v1 genome encodes:
- the LOC107412321 gene encoding uncharacterized protein LOC107412321 isoform X2, whose product MGSSFSCQICVVGFLLGVCLTYLVLAAFTSLAAFELAGISFASFSMATTSPPNSTSDVISTNNSSRLKEIYRIDDSPRGKEIDEDDDERNSLLYSAWSSLLTDQSTSRENEHVLKLGLNRSSLPNAPHLENCKLKAQVNEHFDKRNGTDETFPPWTSWKGLLKMHPANNEQLSHFRHQAASEGAYPPWISGSDEENYPLTRKVQRDIWLHQHPMNCRDPNVKFLVTDWERLPGFGIGAQIAGMCGLLAIAINEQRVLVTNYYNRADHDGCKGSSRSSWSCYFSPETSQECRDRAFELMESEEAWKKGIITGKENYTSKEIWAGHTPRIWGNPWSYMQPTTEINGSLITYHRKMDRRWWRAQAVRYLMRFQSEYTCKLLNVARHTAFGKEAASMVLRSFGGEWPKDVTNKEKSDIDVYVWSNHKAWVPRPLLSMHVRMGDKACEMKVVEFEEYMNLADRIRNSFPHLKSVWLSTEMQEVIDKSKRYQHWNFYYTHITRQVGNITMATYEASLGRETSTNYPMVNFLMAADADFFIGALGSTWCYLIDGMRNTGGKVMAGYLSVNKDRFW is encoded by the exons ATGGGTTCGTCATTTTCATGCCAAATTTGTGTGGTGGGTTTTCTTCTTGGAGTCTGTCTTACCTATTTGGTTCTTGCTGCTTTCACATCACTTGCTGCTTTTGAGCTCGCCGGAATTTCTTTCGCAAGCTTTTCAATGGCTACTACTTCACCACCAAATTCAACCTCAGATGTTATCA GCACAAACAACAGCTCtagattaaaagaaatatatagaaTAGATGATTCACCAAGAGGTAAAGAAattgatgaggatgatgatgagaGAAACTCATTACTGTATTCAGCTTGGAGCTCTCTACTAACTGATCAATCAACATCTAGAGAAAATGAACATGTTCTGAAACTTGGACTGAATAGATCTAGTTTGCCAAATGCGCCACATTTGGAAAACTGCAAATTGAAAGCGCAAGTTAATGAGCACTTCGATAAGCGCAATGGAACTGATGAGACATTTCCTCCATGGACAAGTTGGAAGGGTCTGCTGAAAATGCATCCGGCAAATAATGAGCAGCTGAGTCATTTCAGGCATCAGGCTGCATCTGAAGGTGCTTATCCTCCCTGG ATATCTGGATCTGATGAAGAAAATTACCCTTTGACTAGAAAAGTGCAACGCGATATATGGCTCCATCAGCATCCTATGAACTGCAGGGATCCTAATGTGAAGTTTCTTGTCACTGACTGGGAGAGGCTACCTGGATTTGGTATTGGAGCTCAGATTGCTGGAATGTGTGGCCTTCTTGCTATTGCAATCAATGAGCAAAGAGTCCTTGTTACCAACTACTATAACCGTGCTGATCATGATGGTtgtaaag GTTCATCCCGCTCCAGTTGGTCTTGCTACTTCTCTCCAGAGACATCCCAAGAATGTCGAGATCGTGCTTTTGAGCTCATGGAGAGTGAAGAAGCATGGAAGAAAGGAATTATaacaggaaaagaaaattatacttCCAAGGAAATATGGGCTGGACATACTCCTAG GATATGGGGTAATCCTTGGAGTTATATGCAACCAACAACAGAAAtaaatggaagtttaattacTTACCATCGAAAAATGGATCGAAGATGGTGGAGAGCACAG gCAGTACGATATCTGATGAGGTTTCAAAGCGAGTATACATGTAAATTATTGAATGTTGCTCGGCATACAGCATTTGGAAAAGAAGCTGCAAGTATGGTTCTAAGAAGTTTTGGAGGGGAATGGCCTAAG GATGttacaaacaaagaaaaatctgaCATTGATGTATATGTATGGTCAAATCACAAGGCTTGGGTACCCCGGCCACTACTAAGCATGCATGTAAGAATGGGAGATAAAGCATGTGAAATGAAGGTGGTTGAATTTGAAGAATACATGAATCTTGCTGACCGCATTAGAAATAGCTTCCCGCACCTTAAAAGTGTTTGGCTCTCCACAGAAATGCAG GAagttattgataaatcaaaaagGTACCAACACTGGAACTTTTACTACACACATATAACAAGGCAAGTCGGAAATATTACAATGGCTACTTATGAAGCTAGTCTTGGTAGAGAGACCAGCACAAATTATCCCATGGTTAATTTCTTAATGGCAGCTGATGCCGATTTTTTCATTGGAGCATTGGGTTCAACTTGGTGTTACCTAATAGATGGAATGAGGAATACTGGAGGAAAAGTTATGGCCGGTTACTTGAGTGTCAACAAGGACAGGTTCTGGTAA
- the LOC107412321 gene encoding uncharacterized protein LOC107412321 isoform X3: MEQVNQKSLERVVSQKALQMGSSFSCQICVVGFLLGVCLTYLVLAAFTSLAAFELAGISFASFSMATTSPPNSTSDVISTNNSSRLKEIYRIDDSPRGKEIDEDDDERNSLLYSAWSSLLTDQSTSRENEHVLKLGLNRSSLPNAPHLENCKLKAQVNEHFDKRNGTDETFPPWTSWKGLLKMHPANNEQLSHFRHQAASEGAYPPWISGSDEENYPLTRKVQRDIWLHQHPMNCRDPNVKFLVTDWERLPGFGIGAQIAGMCGLLAIAINEQRVLVTNYYNRADHDGCKGSSRSSWSCYFSPETSQECRDRAFELMESEEAWKKGIITGKENYTSKEIWAGHTPRIWGNPWSYMQPTTEINGSLITYHRKMDRRWWRAQAVRYLMRFQSEYTCKLLNVARHTAFGKEAASMVLRSFGGEWPKDVTNKEKSDIDVYVWSNHKAWVPRPLLSMHVRMGDKACEMKVVEFEEYMNLADRIRNSFPHLKSVWLSTEMQEVIDKSKRYQHWNFYYTHITS; this comes from the exons atggaaCAAGTAAATCAGAAGTCTCTAGAGAGAGTAGTCTCACAGAAGGCTTTGCAGATGGGTTCGTCATTTTCATGCCAAATTTGTGTGGTGGGTTTTCTTCTTGGAGTCTGTCTTACCTATTTGGTTCTTGCTGCTTTCACATCACTTGCTGCTTTTGAGCTCGCCGGAATTTCTTTCGCAAGCTTTTCAATGGCTACTACTTCACCACCAAATTCAACCTCAGATGTTATCA GCACAAACAACAGCTCtagattaaaagaaatatatagaaTAGATGATTCACCAAGAGGTAAAGAAattgatgaggatgatgatgagaGAAACTCATTACTGTATTCAGCTTGGAGCTCTCTACTAACTGATCAATCAACATCTAGAGAAAATGAACATGTTCTGAAACTTGGACTGAATAGATCTAGTTTGCCAAATGCGCCACATTTGGAAAACTGCAAATTGAAAGCGCAAGTTAATGAGCACTTCGATAAGCGCAATGGAACTGATGAGACATTTCCTCCATGGACAAGTTGGAAGGGTCTGCTGAAAATGCATCCGGCAAATAATGAGCAGCTGAGTCATTTCAGGCATCAGGCTGCATCTGAAGGTGCTTATCCTCCCTGG ATATCTGGATCTGATGAAGAAAATTACCCTTTGACTAGAAAAGTGCAACGCGATATATGGCTCCATCAGCATCCTATGAACTGCAGGGATCCTAATGTGAAGTTTCTTGTCACTGACTGGGAGAGGCTACCTGGATTTGGTATTGGAGCTCAGATTGCTGGAATGTGTGGCCTTCTTGCTATTGCAATCAATGAGCAAAGAGTCCTTGTTACCAACTACTATAACCGTGCTGATCATGATGGTtgtaaag GTTCATCCCGCTCCAGTTGGTCTTGCTACTTCTCTCCAGAGACATCCCAAGAATGTCGAGATCGTGCTTTTGAGCTCATGGAGAGTGAAGAAGCATGGAAGAAAGGAATTATaacaggaaaagaaaattatacttCCAAGGAAATATGGGCTGGACATACTCCTAG GATATGGGGTAATCCTTGGAGTTATATGCAACCAACAACAGAAAtaaatggaagtttaattacTTACCATCGAAAAATGGATCGAAGATGGTGGAGAGCACAG gCAGTACGATATCTGATGAGGTTTCAAAGCGAGTATACATGTAAATTATTGAATGTTGCTCGGCATACAGCATTTGGAAAAGAAGCTGCAAGTATGGTTCTAAGAAGTTTTGGAGGGGAATGGCCTAAG GATGttacaaacaaagaaaaatctgaCATTGATGTATATGTATGGTCAAATCACAAGGCTTGGGTACCCCGGCCACTACTAAGCATGCATGTAAGAATGGGAGATAAAGCATGTGAAATGAAGGTGGTTGAATTTGAAGAATACATGAATCTTGCTGACCGCATTAGAAATAGCTTCCCGCACCTTAAAAGTGTTTGGCTCTCCACAGAAATGCAG GAagttattgataaatcaaaaagGTACCAACACTGGAACTTTTACTACACACATATAACAAG CTGA
- the LOC107412320 gene encoding uncharacterized protein LOC107412320: MEDYSKYAHSPVHLAVARRDYAGLRRIIQTLPRLSKAGEVNTEAESLEAELQADAVSVVIDRRDVPGRETPLHLAVRLRDPISAEILMAAGADWSLQNEHGWSALQEAVCTREEAIAMIIARHYQPLAWAKWCRRLPRIVASTARIRDFYMEITFHFESSVIPFIGRIAPSDTYRIWKRGSNLRADMTLAGFDGFRIQRSDQTFLFLGEGYTSEDGNVTLSPGSLIVLAHKEKEITNALEGAGAQPTEAEVAHEVALMSQTNMYRPGIDVTQADLVPHLTWRRQERTEMVGNWKAKVYDMLHVMVSVKSRRVPGAMTDEELFAVDDEERMANGGDNDDYDDVLTAEERKQLDSALRMGNSDAVCEEEENGVLDCHENGSGGPYENGECNGLAKEKKSWFGWNKKSSKSNSDDTDDPKILKKFSKLAPEGSNQKPLDHQKISSEIPKEDMADAKKGKDKSSKKKKKKGATSESKHESEYKKGLRPVLWLTPDFPLKTDELLPLLDILANKVKAVRRLRELLTTKLPHGTFPVKVAIPIVPTIRVLVTFTKFEELQPLEEFATPLSSPAHFQDAKSKESEGSSSWISWMRGSRGGQSSESDSHRYKDEVDPFNIPSDYTWIDANEKKRRMKAKKAKSKKHRKHAAGKGGDGGHQASEDVEE; this comes from the exons ATGGAAGATTATTCAAAATATGCACATAGTCCAGTTCATTTAGCAGTTGCTCGTCGAGACTATGCTGGCCTCAGGCGCATTATCCAAACCTTGCCTCGGCTTTCCAAGGCTGGTGAGGTTAACACTGAAGCGGAATCTCTTGAGGCAGAGCTTCAAGCTGATGCTGTCTCAGTTGTCATTGACCGCCGCGATGTCCCCGGACGTGAGACCCCTCTTCATCTTGCAGTACGCCTTAGGGACCCAATTTCAGCTGAGATTCTAATGGCAGCTGGGGCAGATTGGAGTCTTCAAAATGAGCACGGTTGGAGTGCTCTCCAAGAAGCAGTTTGCACCAGAGAGGAAGCAATTGCTATGATCATTGCGCGGCACTACCAGCCCCTTGCATGGGCCAAATGGTGTAGAAGACTTCCCCGCATTGTTGCCTCAACAGCACGGATCCGTGATTTTTACATGGAAATAACTTTTCATTTTGAGAGCTCAGTCATTCCCTTTATTGGTCGTATTGCACCATCAGACACTTATCGCATTTGGAAGCGTGGTTCTAATCTCCGTGCTGATATGACCCTCGCTGGCTTTGATGGGTTCCGCATTCAAAGATCTGATCAGACATTCTTGTTTCTTGGAGAAGGCTACACTTCTGAGGATGGTAATGTGACTTTGTCACCTGGTTCTTTGATTGTTCTTGCCCATAAGGAGAAGGAGATTACGAATGCTTTGGAAGGAGCTGGTGCACAACCAACAGAAGCAGAAGTTGCCCATGAAGTGGCCTTGATGTCACAGACCAATATGTATAGGCCAGGGATTGATGTTACTCAGGCTGACCTTGTTCCCCATTTAACTTGGAGGCGACAGGAGAGGACTGAGATGGTAGGAAATTGGAAGGCCAAAGTTTATGATATGCTTCATGTCATGGTAAGTGTGAAGTCAAGGAGAGTTCCTGGTGCTATGACCGATGAGGAGCTCTTTGCAGTGGATGATGAAGAAAGGATGGCCAATGGTGGTGATAATGACGACTATGATGATGTATTGACAGCTGAGGAACGAAAGCAGTTGGATTCTGCACTTCGTATGGGAAACTCAGATGCTGTTTGTGAGGAAGAGGAGAATGGGGTCCTTGACTGCCATGAAAATGGTTCAGGAGGACCCTATGAAAATGGTGAATGCAATGGTCTTGCTAAGGAGAAGAAGAGTTGGTTTGGTTGGAACAAGAAAAGTTCCAAGTCTAACAGTGATGACACCGATGATCCAAAGATTTTGAAGAAGTTCTCAAAGTTGGCCCCAGAAGGTAGCAACCAGAAACCACTTGATCATCAGAAAATATCATCTGAAATTCCTAAAGAAGATATGGCGGATGCTAAAAAGGGAAAGGACAAAAGCagtaagaagaaaaagaaaaaaggcgcCACCAGCGAGTCTAAGCATGAAAGTGAGTACAAAAAGGGCCTGAGACCTGTATTATGGTTGACACCGGATTTCCCGTTGAAAACAGATGAGCTTCTGCCTTTGTTAGATATCCTAGCGAACAAGGTCAAGGCTGTTAGGAGACTCAGGGAGCTTTTGACCACTAAACTACCACATGGCACTTTTCCAGTGAAG GTTGCCATCCCCATTGTCCCAACTATAAGAGTCCTTGTTACTTTTACTAAGTTTGAGGAGCTACAACCATTGGAGGAGTTTGCTACCCCTCTATCGAGTCCAGCACATTTTCAGGATGCTAAGTCAAAGGAATCAGAGGGGTCTTCTTCATGGATTTCATGGATGAGAGGGAGTCGTGGTGGACAATCAAGCGAGAGTGATAGTCACCGGTATAAGGATGAGGTCGATCCTTTCAATATACCATCAGACTATACCTGGATTGATGCCAATGAGAAGAAACGTAGAATGAAGGCAAAGAAAGCCAAGAGCAAGAAACATAGAAAGCATGCTGCGGGAAAAGGTGGAGATGGGGGACATCAGGCGAGTGAGGATGTGGAAGAGTAA
- the LOC107412321 gene encoding uncharacterized protein LOC107412321 isoform X1 yields the protein MEQVNQKSLERVVSQKALQMGSSFSCQICVVGFLLGVCLTYLVLAAFTSLAAFELAGISFASFSMATTSPPNSTSDVISTNNSSRLKEIYRIDDSPRGKEIDEDDDERNSLLYSAWSSLLTDQSTSRENEHVLKLGLNRSSLPNAPHLENCKLKAQVNEHFDKRNGTDETFPPWTSWKGLLKMHPANNEQLSHFRHQAASEGAYPPWISGSDEENYPLTRKVQRDIWLHQHPMNCRDPNVKFLVTDWERLPGFGIGAQIAGMCGLLAIAINEQRVLVTNYYNRADHDGCKGSSRSSWSCYFSPETSQECRDRAFELMESEEAWKKGIITGKENYTSKEIWAGHTPRIWGNPWSYMQPTTEINGSLITYHRKMDRRWWRAQAVRYLMRFQSEYTCKLLNVARHTAFGKEAASMVLRSFGGEWPKDVTNKEKSDIDVYVWSNHKAWVPRPLLSMHVRMGDKACEMKVVEFEEYMNLADRIRNSFPHLKSVWLSTEMQEVIDKSKRYQHWNFYYTHITRQVGNITMATYEASLGRETSTNYPMVNFLMAADADFFIGALGSTWCYLIDGMRNTGGKVMAGYLSVNKDRFW from the exons atggaaCAAGTAAATCAGAAGTCTCTAGAGAGAGTAGTCTCACAGAAGGCTTTGCAGATGGGTTCGTCATTTTCATGCCAAATTTGTGTGGTGGGTTTTCTTCTTGGAGTCTGTCTTACCTATTTGGTTCTTGCTGCTTTCACATCACTTGCTGCTTTTGAGCTCGCCGGAATTTCTTTCGCAAGCTTTTCAATGGCTACTACTTCACCACCAAATTCAACCTCAGATGTTATCA GCACAAACAACAGCTCtagattaaaagaaatatatagaaTAGATGATTCACCAAGAGGTAAAGAAattgatgaggatgatgatgagaGAAACTCATTACTGTATTCAGCTTGGAGCTCTCTACTAACTGATCAATCAACATCTAGAGAAAATGAACATGTTCTGAAACTTGGACTGAATAGATCTAGTTTGCCAAATGCGCCACATTTGGAAAACTGCAAATTGAAAGCGCAAGTTAATGAGCACTTCGATAAGCGCAATGGAACTGATGAGACATTTCCTCCATGGACAAGTTGGAAGGGTCTGCTGAAAATGCATCCGGCAAATAATGAGCAGCTGAGTCATTTCAGGCATCAGGCTGCATCTGAAGGTGCTTATCCTCCCTGG ATATCTGGATCTGATGAAGAAAATTACCCTTTGACTAGAAAAGTGCAACGCGATATATGGCTCCATCAGCATCCTATGAACTGCAGGGATCCTAATGTGAAGTTTCTTGTCACTGACTGGGAGAGGCTACCTGGATTTGGTATTGGAGCTCAGATTGCTGGAATGTGTGGCCTTCTTGCTATTGCAATCAATGAGCAAAGAGTCCTTGTTACCAACTACTATAACCGTGCTGATCATGATGGTtgtaaag GTTCATCCCGCTCCAGTTGGTCTTGCTACTTCTCTCCAGAGACATCCCAAGAATGTCGAGATCGTGCTTTTGAGCTCATGGAGAGTGAAGAAGCATGGAAGAAAGGAATTATaacaggaaaagaaaattatacttCCAAGGAAATATGGGCTGGACATACTCCTAG GATATGGGGTAATCCTTGGAGTTATATGCAACCAACAACAGAAAtaaatggaagtttaattacTTACCATCGAAAAATGGATCGAAGATGGTGGAGAGCACAG gCAGTACGATATCTGATGAGGTTTCAAAGCGAGTATACATGTAAATTATTGAATGTTGCTCGGCATACAGCATTTGGAAAAGAAGCTGCAAGTATGGTTCTAAGAAGTTTTGGAGGGGAATGGCCTAAG GATGttacaaacaaagaaaaatctgaCATTGATGTATATGTATGGTCAAATCACAAGGCTTGGGTACCCCGGCCACTACTAAGCATGCATGTAAGAATGGGAGATAAAGCATGTGAAATGAAGGTGGTTGAATTTGAAGAATACATGAATCTTGCTGACCGCATTAGAAATAGCTTCCCGCACCTTAAAAGTGTTTGGCTCTCCACAGAAATGCAG GAagttattgataaatcaaaaagGTACCAACACTGGAACTTTTACTACACACATATAACAAGGCAAGTCGGAAATATTACAATGGCTACTTATGAAGCTAGTCTTGGTAGAGAGACCAGCACAAATTATCCCATGGTTAATTTCTTAATGGCAGCTGATGCCGATTTTTTCATTGGAGCATTGGGTTCAACTTGGTGTTACCTAATAGATGGAATGAGGAATACTGGAGGAAAAGTTATGGCCGGTTACTTGAGTGTCAACAAGGACAGGTTCTGGTAA
- the LOC107412340 gene encoding pentatricopeptide repeat-containing protein At1g71210, mitochondrial gives MLSLKVKHLAKTRANYYCLSQSQLLCSSSSSSTLCNSYATSSSSGCGSGSFGTTTWLPTRPSTAISDLNTDLIRLRKDIMAVHLKEWFKSRHNDDVLMKQIFKILRSSINQDQDHHHHHLVDTKLSPSDDLSLSKLGLRLTEKFVLEVLRYGHRKESVLSCIKFFDWAGESGFRHTRATYNCLFNILSKEKLMSSLLAFLERLKYRNTHKVRFHDTLVMGYAVAGRPETALQEFGKMRFQGLDLDSFGYHVVLNALVEQNRFDAVEVIAKQISLRGFENEITFCVMMKSFCNQKLFDEAEAYFRELVRDEKPLSGHELGLLVHALCKSNKFERAGNLIEEFQDLSMAVLENAYGVWILDLVKAGKLDGALEFFKTKKSLDGYLPDVFRYNTLICRLLRENRLMEVYDLLTEMKEGQISPDKITMNAALCLLCKAGMVDVALDLYNSRSEFGLSPNSMAYNYLINTLCGYGSTDEAYHVLKNSIDQGYCPGRKTFSIIADALCREGNLDRMEELVSVALERNFPGGSVFSKFISAFCRAMRLEYGHKLHRELNRRNKVTTKNAYFNLIKGFIVEMQKKGRSFNGENAATLLSEMQKKGHMPTRKLFRSVIECVCGMENPEKQFQNLLEMQLSPEPIDCYIYNFLIDGAGHAQKPDLAKHVFDLMWSKGIKPNLCSDILLLQSYLRNNRIFDALNFFNDLRKRRKIGRKLYNSLITGLCKANRADIALEFMREMKENNIVPSIECYEILIQLLCSNKRYDTAVNLIIDFEKEGRQVTSFIGNILLLHSLKSQELYKTWFRLREAQDETSGSSMLGMLIGAFCGRVTVNEHVAKLEEVIEKCFPLDVYTYNMLFRRRSIDREHAIELYKRMRRKGYEPNQWTIDILQTRFPSCGWLDEVH, from the coding sequence ATGCTATCACTGAAAGTGAAGCATTTAGCTAAAACTAGggctaattattattgtttatccCAATCTCAACTTctctgttcttcttcttcttcttctactttatGTAATTCTTATGCTACTAGTAGTAGTAGTGGCTGTGGCAGTGGCAGTTTTGGCACGACAACATGGCTACCTACGAGACCATCAACAGCAATATCTGATCTGAACACCGATTTGATCCGTCTAAGGAAGGACATTATGGCCGTGCACTTGAAGGAATGGTTCAAGAGCCGCCACAACGATGACGTTTTGATGAAACAGATTTTCAAGATCCTCAGAAGCAGCATCAACCAAGACCaagaccaccaccaccaccacctagTCGACACCAAGTTGAGCCCCTCCGACGACTTGTCGCTTTCCAAGCTGGGTTTACGACTCACCGAGAAGTTCGTTCTGGAAGTACTCCGTTATGGGCATCGCAAGGAAAGCGTGCTTTCGTGCATCAAGTTCTTCGACTGGGCTGGAGAGTCTGGCTTCCGCCATACCCGAGCGACTTACAACTGCCTTTTCAATATACTCTCTAAGGAAAAGCTCATGTCTTCATTGTTGGCTTTCCTTGAGAGATTGAAGTACAGAAACACCCACAAGGTGAGATTCCATGATACGCTGGTCATGGGTTATGCTGTTGCTGGTAGACCCGAGACTGCACTCCAAGAGTTCGGTAAAATGCGCTTTCAGGGACTGGACTTGGATAGCTTCGGTTATCATGTGGTTTTGAATGCTTTGGTGGAGCAGAACCGATTCGATGCGGTTGAGGTTATTGCCAAGCAGATTTCCTTAAGGGGTTTCGAGAATGAGATCACTTTCTGTGTGATGATGAAGAGTTTCTGTAACCAGAAGCTGTTCGATGAGGCGGAAGCTTATTTCCGTGAATTGGTGAGAGATGAGAAGCCATTGAGTGGGCATGAGTTGGGTTTGCTTGTTCATGCTCTTTGTAAGAGTAATAAGTTTGAGCGTGCCGGCAACTTAATTGAGGAGTTTCAGGATTTAAGTATGGCAGTGTTGGAGAATGCGTATGGTGTGTGGATATTGGATCTTGTAAAGGCTGGGAAACTAGATGGTGCTCTGGAGTTCTTCAAGACCAAGAAGTCATTGGATGGTTACCTTCCGGACGTATTCCGGTATAATACCTTGATATGTAGGCTTCTGAGGGAGAACCGGCTTATGGAGGTTTATGATTTGTTGACGGAGATGAAGGAAGGTCAGATATCCCCTGATAAGATCACTATGAATGCTGCATTGTGCTTATTATGCAAAGCTGGGATGGTGGATGTTGCACTTGACTTGTATAATTCGAGGTCAGAGTTTGGGCTCTCCCCAAATAGCATGGCTTACAATTATCTAATCAACACCTTGTGTGGATATGGGAGCACCGATGAAGCATATCATGTGTTAAAGAATTCAATTGACCAAGGCTATTGTCCGGGTAGAAAGACGTTTTCTATTATTGCAGATGCTTTGTGCAGAGAGGGAAATCTTGATAGGATGGAGGAGTTGGTTTCAGTTGCTTTAGAGCGAAACTTTCCAGGTGGTTCTGTATTTAGTAAGTTTATATCAGCTTTCTGCAGAGCTATGAGGTTAGAATATGGTCATAAGTTACATCGGGAACTCAACAGAAGAAATAAAGTTACTACAAAGAATGCTTACTTTAACTTGATAAAGGGTTTTATCGTCGAAATGCAAAAGAAGGGTCGCTCTTTTAATGGGGAAAATGCTGCCACACTTCTCAGCGAAATGCAAAAGAAGGGTCACATGCCAACTCGTAAGTTGTTCAGGTCTGTTATTGAATGCGTATGTGGGATGGAAAATCCAGAAAAGCAATTCCAGAATTTGCTTGAGATGCAGTTGTCTCCTGAACCCATCGATTGTTATATATACAACTTCCTCATTGATGGAGCTGGGCATGCCCAAAAACCTGATCTAGCCAAACATGTATTTGATTTGATGTGGAGTAAAGGGATTAAGCCCAATTTGTGTTCTGATATTCTTTTGTTGCAGAGTTATCTGAGGAATAACCGAATTTTTGATGCTTTGAATTTCTTTAATGATTTGCGCAAGAGAAGAAAGATTGGGAGAAAACTATACAACAGTCTGATTACTGGTCTATGTAAAGCCAACAGGGCGGATATTGCACTTGAGTTCATGAGGGAAATGAAGGAGAACAATATAGTTCCAAGTATTGAGTGCTACGAAATTTTGATACAGTTGCTGTGCTCAAATAAAAGATATGATACTGCAGTTAATCTTATTATTGACTTTGAGAAGGAGGGACGTCAAGTTACTTCTTTTATTGGTAACATACTTCTGTTGCATTCTTTGAAAAGTCAAGAACTCTATAAGACTTGGTTTCGGTTGAGAGAAGCTCAGGATGAGACATCAGGTAGTTCAATGCTTGGCATGCTTATTGGTGCATTTTGTGGTCGCGTTACAGTGAACGAACATGTTGCTAAATTGGAAGAAGTGATTGAAAAGTGCTTCCCACTTGATGTCTACACATACAATATGCTTTTCAGAAGACGAAGCATCGATAGGGAACATGCTATTGAGTTGTACAAAAGAATGCGTCGGAAAGGGTATGAGCCTAATCAGTGGACTATTGACATCTTGCAGACGAGATTTCCGTCTTGCGGATGGCTAGATGAGGTGCACTGA